A section of the Heliomicrobium undosum genome encodes:
- the tnpA gene encoding IS66 family insertion sequence element accessory protein TnpA, protein MTTQEQLAIVTECRASGMTAKTWCEEKGIDYRQYVIWATKLNKKANHIP, encoded by the coding sequence TTGACTACGCAAGAACAGTTGGCCATCGTGACCGAATGTCGAGCAAGCGGCATGACCGCAAAAACATGGTGTGAAGAAAAGGGTATTGATTACCGCCAGTACGTCATCTGGGCAACCAAGCTGAATAAAAAAGCGAACCATATCCCGTAG